The following proteins are co-located in the Pedobacter sp. FW305-3-2-15-E-R2A2 genome:
- a CDS encoding zinc-dependent metalloprotease yields the protein MKRLSLITLVLLGAGFQGFAQQKNPKKNAASVSPAANPNAVNRPAAANGPKPYAEVITAKAKTDKGLFKVHTIEDRYFFEIPDSLLEREILIVNRISKAAAGNRSQMMGYGGDQIGDNVISFQKGPANKLFIKSISFGERSQDTTAQGLYKSVMNSNVQPLVASFDIKAFAKDSVSGAKGVVIDVTDYMNGDNEIFFFDPSVKKALNLTGMMNDRSYIKEIKAYPMNIEIRTLKTYAKSAPPMPGGMGGAPSASPATYELNSSMVLLPSTQMKARYFDPRVGYFATGFVDFDSNPQGVKNLSLITRWRLEPKAEDIEKYKRGELVEPKKQIVYYIDPATPKKWVPYLIQGVNDWQAAFEKAGFKNAIVAKEAPSDPAWSLEDARHNVIVYKPSDIPNASGPHVHDPRTGEILETHVNWYHNVMLILRNWYLIQAAAVDPAARKMTFDDKLMGELIRFVSSHEIGHTLGLRHNFGSSATVPVEKLRDKQWVEKNGHTPSIMDYARFNYVAQPEDNISSKGIFPRIGDYDLWAIEWGYKWTPEFKGPQEELASSNKNIISKISGNKRLIFGTESDPNDPRNQNEDLGDNAMLASTYGIKNLKRILPNLLTWSKEPNEGYQNAKTLYGELVGQYGRYMGHVAKNIGGIYSTPKTVEESGASFVAVPYATQKEAMTFLNAQLFTSPTWLINKELIERTGINPVDVFQGIQKGTLSRFLNANTIGKLINAEVMSGAKAYTAEHLFADLKSGIWSELYNHKNIDVYRRNLQKAYIDNLSKLMVAPSSAAPGGFPGMRSSDPTSSDVSSISRAHMASLAKDVRLAIPAATGLSKYHLQDLLVRINNALNPKS from the coding sequence ATGAAAAGATTAAGTTTGATCACGCTGGTACTCTTAGGTGCCGGTTTTCAAGGTTTTGCTCAACAGAAAAACCCAAAGAAAAATGCGGCTTCGGTAAGTCCGGCTGCAAATCCGAATGCCGTTAACCGCCCAGCTGCAGCAAACGGGCCTAAGCCTTATGCCGAAGTGATCACCGCCAAAGCAAAAACAGATAAAGGACTGTTTAAAGTACACACCATCGAAGACCGTTACTTTTTCGAAATCCCGGATTCTTTGCTGGAGCGGGAGATTCTTATTGTGAACAGAATCAGTAAGGCTGCTGCCGGTAACCGTTCACAAATGATGGGTTATGGTGGGGACCAGATTGGCGATAATGTCATTTCTTTTCAAAAAGGACCTGCCAACAAATTATTCATAAAGAGCATTTCTTTTGGAGAACGCTCTCAGGATACTACTGCGCAAGGTTTGTATAAATCTGTGATGAACTCAAATGTTCAGCCATTGGTCGCTTCATTTGACATCAAAGCATTTGCTAAAGATTCCGTTTCCGGTGCAAAAGGTGTGGTTATTGATGTGACAGATTATATGAACGGCGATAATGAGATTTTCTTTTTTGATCCTTCTGTGAAAAAAGCATTAAACCTGACCGGAATGATGAACGACAGAAGTTACATCAAAGAGATCAAAGCTTATCCGATGAACATTGAGATCCGTACCTTAAAAACGTATGCAAAATCGGCTCCACCGATGCCAGGTGGAATGGGTGGCGCACCAAGTGCGAGTCCGGCTACTTATGAACTGAACAGCTCGATGGTCTTATTGCCTTCTACACAAATGAAAGCAAGGTATTTTGATCCGCGCGTGGGTTATTTTGCTACTGGTTTCGTAGATTTTGATTCCAATCCTCAGGGGGTGAAAAATCTTTCCCTGATCACGAGATGGAGATTAGAGCCTAAAGCTGAAGACATCGAAAAATATAAAAGAGGAGAGCTGGTAGAGCCTAAAAAACAAATTGTTTATTATATCGATCCTGCAACGCCAAAAAAATGGGTGCCTTACCTGATTCAAGGGGTAAATGATTGGCAGGCAGCCTTCGAAAAAGCAGGCTTTAAAAATGCAATTGTAGCTAAAGAAGCGCCTTCAGATCCTGCATGGAGCCTGGAAGATGCCAGACATAACGTAATTGTATATAAACCTTCAGATATTCCAAATGCAAGCGGACCACACGTTCATGATCCACGTACCGGAGAGATCCTGGAAACGCATGTGAACTGGTATCACAATGTGATGTTGATCCTTAGAAACTGGTACCTGATCCAGGCAGCAGCAGTTGATCCTGCAGCGCGCAAAATGACCTTCGATGATAAGCTGATGGGGGAACTGATCCGTTTTGTCTCTTCTCATGAAATCGGACATACCCTGGGATTACGTCATAATTTCGGGTCTTCAGCAACCGTACCTGTAGAAAAATTAAGAGATAAACAATGGGTAGAAAAAAATGGACATACCCCATCAATCATGGATTATGCCCGTTTCAACTATGTTGCTCAGCCGGAAGATAACATCAGTTCCAAAGGAATTTTCCCTAGAATCGGTGATTATGATTTGTGGGCAATCGAATGGGGTTATAAATGGACGCCTGAATTTAAAGGCCCACAAGAGGAACTGGCGAGTTCTAACAAAAACATCATCAGCAAAATTTCCGGAAATAAACGCCTGATCTTCGGAACTGAAAGTGATCCAAATGATCCCCGCAACCAGAATGAAGACCTTGGCGACAATGCCATGCTGGCTTCCACTTACGGAATTAAGAACTTAAAGCGCATTTTGCCGAATCTATTGACCTGGAGCAAAGAGCCAAATGAAGGTTACCAGAATGCAAAAACGTTGTACGGTGAACTTGTAGGTCAATATGGCCGTTACATGGGACATGTGGCAAAGAATATTGGAGGAATTTATTCTACACCTAAAACGGTAGAAGAAAGTGGTGCTTCTTTTGTCGCTGTTCCTTATGCTACACAAAAGGAGGCAATGACCTTTTTAAATGCACAATTGTTTACCAGTCCAACCTGGTTAATCAACAAAGAATTGATAGAACGTACCGGAATTAATCCTGTAGATGTTTTTCAGGGAATTCAGAAAGGTACTTTATCCAGATTTCTGAATGCCAATACCATTGGCAAACTCATCAATGCAGAGGTAATGAGTGGTGCCAAAGCCTATACTGCGGAACATTTGTTTGCCGACCTTAAAAGCGGAATCTGGTCTGAATTGTATAACCATAAGAACATCGACGTGTACAGAAGAAACCTTCAAAAAGCTTACATAGACAACCTGAGTAAGCTGATGGTAGCGCCTTCATCGGCTGCTCCCGGTGGTTTCCCTGGAATGAGGTCATCTGATCCTACAAGTTCAGATGTATCCAGCATTAGTCGCGCGCATATGGCCAGTTTAGCCAAAGATGTCCGTCTTGCCATTCCTGCTGCAACAGGTTTGAGTAAATATCATTTACAGGATTTATTGGTGCGCATCAATAACGCATTGAATCCGAAATCGTAA
- a CDS encoding cytochrome c biogenesis protein CcdA has translation MILKYNQTSIKMLVMGLLMLFGSVTATFAQEADTSFSDIEFTEIKPDSTPKDSITATVVSPAKDSAAVTDLAKPLVKKEEKQGLIAIFIAGFIGGLAALLMPCIFPMLPLTVSFFTKGSQTKGKAVSRAMFYGLSIIVIYVVLGLLVTVLFGPDALNSLSTNGVFNFLFFILLLIFAMSFLGAFEITLPSSWVNKMDANSDKGGLAGLFFMAGTLALVSFSCTGPIIGTLLVQAATSGALLGPAVGMFGFSFALAIPFALFAMFPSWLSALPKSGGWLNSVKVVLGFLELALAMKFLSNVDLAYHWNWFDREVFLVLWIVIFGLMGLYLLGKLKFSHDSPVNAISVPRLLIAVVVLSFTVYMIPGLWGAPLKSVSAFLPPQATQDFDLYTSTLTGAANGPAVKHEEGPHKYSEIFHAPLNLNVFFDYEEGMAYAKKVKKPVMIDFTGHACVNCRQMEANVWPDKAVFSRLNNDYVIIQLYVDDKTELAENEKFKSKFSGKAVNTIGNKWSDFQAARFNSNSQPFYVLLGHDEQLLAPPTGANYNAGEYLEFLNSGLKNFNK, from the coding sequence ATGATTTTAAAATACAATCAGACGAGCATAAAAATGCTCGTCATGGGACTACTCATGCTTTTTGGGTCGGTTACAGCAACCTTCGCTCAGGAAGCAGATACCTCATTCAGTGACATAGAATTCACCGAAATTAAACCAGATAGTACCCCTAAAGATAGCATCACCGCTACCGTGGTTAGTCCGGCAAAGGATAGTGCTGCTGTTACAGATTTGGCTAAGCCTCTGGTAAAGAAGGAAGAAAAGCAGGGGCTGATCGCCATCTTTATCGCAGGTTTCATCGGAGGTCTGGCTGCATTACTGATGCCTTGTATTTTTCCGATGCTTCCTTTAACCGTCAGCTTTTTTACTAAAGGAAGTCAGACGAAAGGAAAAGCGGTCAGCAGAGCGATGTTTTACGGCTTGTCCATTATTGTGATCTATGTGGTATTGGGACTATTGGTGACTGTCCTTTTCGGGCCGGATGCACTCAATAGCCTGTCCACAAACGGAGTCTTCAACTTCTTGTTCTTTATTTTACTGCTGATCTTTGCCATGTCCTTCCTGGGTGCATTTGAAATTACCCTGCCTTCCTCATGGGTGAATAAAATGGATGCCAACTCTGATAAGGGAGGTCTTGCTGGCTTGTTCTTTATGGCAGGCACACTTGCCCTGGTTTCTTTTTCTTGTACGGGCCCGATTATCGGGACTTTACTGGTGCAGGCTGCTACAAGTGGTGCATTGTTGGGGCCGGCAGTAGGGATGTTTGGTTTCTCGTTCGCCCTGGCCATTCCTTTTGCTTTGTTTGCCATGTTCCCATCCTGGTTAAGTGCCTTACCTAAATCAGGTGGTTGGTTGAACAGCGTAAAGGTGGTGCTTGGTTTTTTGGAACTCGCATTGGCGATGAAATTTTTAAGCAATGTAGACCTTGCTTATCACTGGAACTGGTTTGACAGGGAGGTGTTCCTGGTACTTTGGATCGTGATCTTTGGATTAATGGGACTCTACCTGCTTGGGAAGCTTAAATTCTCCCATGACAGTCCGGTGAACGCCATTTCTGTTCCGAGGTTATTGATCGCTGTAGTGGTTTTATCATTTACCGTATACATGATTCCCGGATTATGGGGAGCACCTTTGAAATCGGTATCTGCATTTCTTCCGCCTCAGGCGACTCAGGATTTCGACTTGTATACCTCCACCTTAACTGGTGCAGCCAATGGCCCTGCAGTAAAACATGAGGAAGGTCCTCATAAATATTCGGAGATCTTTCATGCCCCTTTAAACCTCAACGTATTCTTTGATTACGAAGAAGGAATGGCTTATGCAAAGAAAGTGAAGAAACCTGTCATGATTGATTTCACAGGCCATGCCTGTGTAAATTGCCGGCAAATGGAAGCGAATGTCTGGCCGGATAAAGCGGTATTCAGCAGACTGAACAATGACTATGTCATCATTCAGCTTTATGTAGACGATAAAACTGAACTTGCAGAAAACGAAAAATTCAAATCTAAATTCAGCGGTAAAGCTGTAAATACTATTGGAAATAAATGGAGCGACTTTCAAGCCGCCCGTTTTAACTCCAATTCCCAGCCATTCTACGTCTTACTTGGTCATGACGAACAATTGCTGGCGCCGCCTACAGGTGCAAATTACAATGCAGGGGAATACCTTGAATTCCTCAATAGTGGCTTAAAGAATTTCAATAAATAA
- a CDS encoding protein-disulfide reductase DsbD N-terminal domain-containing protein, whose product MKNLFLFAVALLFSMTASSQILRPVKWSYAAKKTSKTEATLYLKASIEEGWHLYSQHIPDGGPVKTSFKFTPAKTYKLNGKTTEPKPIVKFEKAFDMNVGYFENSVIFQQKIKLTGANATVKGTLEFMVCDDSQCLPPETVEFSIPVK is encoded by the coding sequence ATGAAAAACCTATTCTTATTTGCTGTCGCTTTACTTTTCAGCATGACCGCGAGCAGCCAGATTTTAAGACCCGTAAAATGGAGCTATGCGGCAAAAAAGACTTCAAAAACAGAAGCTACCTTATACCTGAAAGCGAGTATAGAAGAAGGATGGCACTTGTATTCGCAGCATATACCAGATGGCGGACCAGTGAAAACTTCCTTCAAATTTACACCAGCAAAGACTTACAAGCTGAATGGTAAAACCACAGAACCAAAACCAATCGTGAAGTTTGAGAAAGCTTTTGACATGAACGTTGGCTATTTTGAGAACTCTGTGATCTTCCAGCAAAAAATCAAATTAACTGGTGCAAATGCTACGGTTAAAGGTACTTTAGAATTCATGGTTTGTGATGATTCACAATGCCTTCCACCAGAAACTGTTGAATTTTCCATCCCTGTAAAGTAA
- a CDS encoding FecR family protein: MTPETFKSLLAGHHSGTLTVPEKQQLLSLLHDPEYREELESLFTEDLSSEDFSATATKEELDMVYERVKLQTTLREPKIVSFLPVLRWTAAAVVFFSVAFGAYYLNSKYNKTVLPLEFAGQKGEYIKPGGNKAVLTLSDGSHIALDDVANGEIAKESGVQITKTADGRLLYTARPGLSHVKVGYNTIATPKGGQYRIALPDGTMVWLNAASSLKYPSAFTGAARNVELTGEAYFEVAKNKHLPFMVKTRNQEVEVLGTHFNINAYEDENGVKTTLIEGSVKVRLPSNKSTVLKPGDQSDVLTDIKVSQVDASSVIDWKQGLFWFNDESIFSIMRQFSRWYNIDVEYRGEVSNIRFGGQVSRMKNLSQVLRIMELTKSIQFKVEGNKIIVMPYTEMAIKQ, encoded by the coding sequence ATGACACCAGAAACATTTAAATCACTTTTAGCAGGTCACCATTCAGGAACCTTAACTGTACCAGAAAAGCAGCAGCTGTTATCGCTGTTGCATGATCCGGAGTACCGTGAGGAACTGGAAAGTCTTTTTACGGAAGACTTGTCTTCGGAGGATTTTTCGGCCACTGCCACAAAAGAAGAACTGGATATGGTTTATGAACGTGTTAAGCTGCAAACGACCTTAAGAGAGCCGAAGATCGTTTCGTTCCTCCCGGTCTTAAGATGGACGGCAGCAGCGGTGGTATTCTTCTCGGTAGCTTTTGGTGCTTATTACCTGAATTCAAAATACAACAAAACGGTTCTTCCTTTGGAATTTGCCGGACAAAAAGGAGAATACATTAAGCCTGGTGGCAATAAGGCCGTGCTTACCCTTTCCGATGGTTCCCATATCGCGCTGGATGATGTGGCCAATGGAGAGATTGCTAAAGAATCTGGCGTTCAGATCACAAAAACGGCAGATGGAAGGTTATTATATACGGCACGTCCCGGATTAAGTCATGTAAAAGTGGGCTATAATACCATCGCGACACCAAAAGGCGGACAATACAGAATTGCCCTTCCTGATGGCACCATGGTTTGGCTAAATGCAGCTTCTTCCCTGAAATACCCATCGGCATTTACGGGCGCAGCGCGAAATGTCGAGCTTACCGGTGAAGCCTATTTTGAAGTCGCCAAAAACAAACACCTGCCTTTTATGGTGAAAACCAGGAACCAGGAAGTCGAAGTATTGGGTACTCATTTCAATATCAATGCTTATGAAGATGAAAATGGCGTAAAAACCACCCTGATTGAAGGAAGTGTAAAGGTCAGACTCCCGTCAAATAAATCAACAGTGCTTAAACCCGGAGATCAATCTGATGTCTTAACTGATATTAAGGTAAGTCAGGTAGATGCCAGTTCAGTAATCGATTGGAAACAAGGCTTATTTTGGTTTAATGATGAAAGCATTTTTAGCATCATGCGTCAATTTTCGAGATGGTATAATATAGATGTAGAATATAGGGGAGAGGTGAGCAATATCCGTTTCGGCGGACAAGTATCGAGGATGAAGAATTTATCACAGGTCCTGCGGATTATGGAACTCACAAAATCGATCCAGTTTAAGGTAGAAGGAAACAAAATTATTGTCATGCCCTATACAGAAATGGCCATTAAACAATAA